A part of Drosophila ananassae strain 14024-0371.13 chromosome 2R, ASM1763931v2, whole genome shotgun sequence genomic DNA contains:
- the LOC116655850 gene encoding chymotrypsin-2-like: MKGLLIVGALSFAFLFRIAASNEFHRIINGEYAEKPIPYQVYYEGLELSNLEAPSLWRIFCGGTLISKRIILTAAHCLDEPNLHAIRIFFGALYSNDTFEPGKKRLIVKRKDIVIHEDWYKPLAYNDIALIKLPIDVNFNEYIQPAKLPSPTATYNGSLATASGWGKNEFKVLSTHLKYFDVSIISNDECSVLIAKPYKINPSSYICIGPSNNSPCQGDSGGPLIVKNDKDSVLVGITSYGNADCSLGYPTVYTRVSSYLDWIRKNAGKHNLN; encoded by the exons ATGAAGGGTCTGTTAATAGTTGGTGCACTTTCTTTTGCCTTTCTTTTCAGAATCGCAGCTTCTAACGAATTTCACCGAATTATCAATGGTGAATATGCTGAAAAGCCAATTCCATATCAGGTGTATTACGAAGGTCTTGAACTGTCCAACTTGGAAGCTCCTTCTCTTTGGAGAATATTTTGCGGAGGAACTTTAATATCGAAAAGAATAATCTTAACGGCGGCACACTGTTTGGACGAACCTAATTT ACATGCAATCCGAATATTTTTTGGAGCCCTATATTCAAACGATACTTTTGAACCTGGTAAAAAAAGATTGATTGTTAAAAGGAAAGATATTGTGATTCATGAGGACTGGTATAAGCCGTTAGCTTACAACGACATCGCTTTAATAAAACTTCCGATCGATGTCAACTTTAACGAGTATATTCAACCAGCCAAGTTACCTTCACCAACTGCTACCTACAATGGAAGTCTAGCCACTGCCTCTGGATGGGGAAAGAACGAATTCA AAGTACTATCAACTCACCTGAAATACTTTGACGTGTCTATTATTTCGAATGATGAATGCAGCGTACTTATAGCTAAGCCCTATAAAATAAATCCATCATCTTACATATGCATTGGCCCTAGTAACAATTCACCGTGCCAAGGTGACTCTGGAGGACCCCTAATTGTCAAAAACGATAAGGACTCCGTTTTGGTGGGAATCACTTCATATGGGAATGCCGATTGTTCATTAGGCTATCCAACTGTATACACTAGGGTTTCTTCATACCTGGATTGGATTCGAAAAAATGCTGGCAAAcacaatttaaattaa